The following coding sequences lie in one Benincasa hispida cultivar B227 chromosome 6, ASM972705v1, whole genome shotgun sequence genomic window:
- the LOC120079031 gene encoding uncharacterized protein LOC120079031, whose protein sequence is MALRRFLGFSDGEVMRSDAKPCSQLMKQTAGLCTVGGGLAFWILCRLHYGPRITVPRSLRWAACGAASMSATSALLVRLFSPECEPQNIAAYDKRKVVK, encoded by the exons TTTTCAGATGGTGAGGTCATGAGATCAGATGCTAAGCCTTGCTCGCAGTTGATGAAACAGACTGCTGGGTTATGTACTGTTGGTGGAGGACTTGCTTTCTGGATTCTTTGTAGATTGCACTATG GTCCAAGAATTACAGTACCTAGGAGTCTTCGTTGGGCAGCTTGTGGAGCAGCATCGATGAGTGCAACCTCGGCTTTGCTTGTCCGGTTGTTTAGTCCAGAATGTGAACCTCAGAATATAGCTGCTTATGACAAAAGGAAAGTTGTAAAGTAA